In Pseudochaenichthys georgianus chromosome 6, fPseGeo1.2, whole genome shotgun sequence, a single window of DNA contains:
- the LOC117447712 gene encoding probable polypeptide N-acetylgalactosaminyltransferase 8 — MRGAGLKRPVLILMIIGLIFYVSLYIKSGYEDTAGSEKDIEPPRVIRSLSDLETSVNNLYNLLKAFEQKQDTMQKLLEEDIERRRKAAEVVQPPVQKLPEQKEEPQAKIEEKQEAPVKKKSNKLFPDSPLFKEWGGNLSEDEQREAQSLFDKYGYNVFLSDRLPLDRAIADTRDKRCLEKTYPKDLPSIGVVLIYLNEGLSILKRALRSIIDRTPKNLLKEIILVDDNSSNEDLKGDFDVYVKSLEQQNPGLRFTRVRHNEQRGLSYARASGWRAATADVVAILDAHIEVHEMWAEPLLTQIKGDRTVVTSPVFDKVNYDDLTVIPYEPAAHAFDWALWCMYESFSDDYYKLMDGSLPGKSPSVMGILVADRKYLGEIGVLDEGMKVYGGENVELGIRVWTCGGSIEVVPCSKIAHIERAHKPYMPDLSGAMRRNAMRVAEVWMDEYKHNVNLAWNLPFENHGIDIGNVTERKELRKRLNCKPFKWYLENVYPKLDPLDNLVAYGGMKNLDANMCLDQGPVPGNTPIAYNCYYYGPQITYFRSNGELYIGGIKSHKYNDNRCIADIGNKETEPGLFNCREALQKKMGIYWDFTQGKEIKNRETKRCLEIKKDTLVIQECSGQRWEVQHIIKAF; from the exons ATGAGAGGAGCAGGATTAAAGCGACCAGTCCTCATATTAATGATCATTGGGCTCATCTTCTACGTGAGCCTGTATATAAAGAGTGGATATGAGGATACAGCGGGGTCCGAAAAAGATATTGAACCTCCTCGGGTGATCAGGAGTCTATCTGACCTGGAGACAAGCGTCAACAACCTCT ACAACCTACTCAAAGCTTTTGAGCAGAAGCAGGACACCATGCAGAAATTGCTCGAAGAGGACATAGAGCGAAGGAGAAAAGCTGCAGAGGTTGTACAGCCACCAGTCCAGAAACTCCCAGAGCAGAAAGAGGAACCTCAAGCAAAGATCGAGGAAAAACAGGAGGCCCCTGTAAAGAAAAAGTCAAATAAACTCTTCCCTGACTCCCCCCTGTTCAAGGAGTGGGGTGGGAATCTGTCTGAGGATGAGCAAAGAGAGGCACAGAGTTTGTTTGATAAGTACGGCTACAACGTGTTTCTGAGCGATCGCCTTCCTCTAGATCGTGCTATTGCAGATACCAGGGATAAAAG GTGTCTTGAAAAGACATACCCAAAGGATCTGCCAAGCATCGGGGTGGTGTTGATCTACCTGAATGAGGGCCTTTCGATCCTCAAAAGAGCCCTGCGCAGCATCATCGACCGCACCCCTAAAAACCTGCTGAAGGAGATTATTTTGGTGGATGATAATAGCTCGAATG AGGATCTGAAGGGTGACTTTGACGTGTATGTGAAGTCGCTTGAGCAGCAGAACCCAGGCCTCCGCTTTACAAGAGTGAGGCACAATGAGCAGCGAGGCCTTTCATACGCCAGGGCTTCTGGGTGGAGGGCTGCTACTGCTGACGTGGTGGCCATCCTGGACGCACACATTGAAGTCCATGAAATGTG GGCTGAACCTCTGCTGACGCAGATAAAGGGGGATCGGACCGTGGTGACGTCCCCTGTGTTTGACAAAGTCAACTATGATGACCTTACAGTTATTCCATACGAACCAGCCGCACATGCCTTCGACTGGGCTTTATGGTGCATGTATGAGAGTTTCTCCGACGATTATTACAAACTCATGGATGGCTCACTGCCTGGAAA GAGTCCATCTGTCATGGGAATCCTAGTGGCTGACCGGAAGTATCTAGGAGAAATTGGAGTTCTCGATGAGGGAATGAAAGTGTACGGTGGTGAAAATGTGGAGTTGGGAATTCGA GTGTGGACATGTGGAGGCAGTATTGAAGTTGTTCCATGCTCCAAGATCGCCCACATTGAGAGGGCCCACAAGCCCTACATGCCTGATCTGTCTGGAGCCATGAGGAGAAACGCCATGAGGGTAGCAGAAGTCTGGATGGATGAATACAAACACAATGTCAATTTGGCTTGGAACTTGCCATTTGAG AATCATGGAATTGACATTGGGAATGTCACGGAGAGGAAAGAACTAAGGAAAAGGTTGAACTGTAAACCCTTCAAATGGTACCTGGAAAATGTGTATCCCAAGTTGGATCCCTTGGACAACCTAGTAGCCTATGGAGGA ATGAAGAATCTTGATGCCAACATGTGCTTAGACCAAGGTCCAGTGCCGGGAAACACACCCATCGCCTACAATTGCTACTATTATGGACCTCAG aTTACTTATTTTCGATCAAACGGAGAGCTCTACATCGGCGGCATCAAGTCCCACAAGTACAATGACAACCGGTGTATAGCTGACATTGGGAATAAAGAAACAGAACCAGGGCTGTTCAACTGCAGAGAGGCTCTGCAGAAGAAAATGGGGATCTACTGGGACTTCACTCAG GGCAAGGAGATAAAGAACAGAGAGACAAAAAGATGTCTGGAGATTAAAAAAGATACACTAGTAATACAGGAGTGCTCTGGCCAAAGATGGGAAGTCCAACACATAATCAAAGCCTTTTaa